The Brevibacillus brevis genome contains a region encoding:
- a CDS encoding SLAP domain-containing protein, giving the protein MFSFMKNLLGKDQQKRSLEDLKKEIQEESTIDLASMTSNEVEMDSNGGPEKSAMKAEKIRTELSLSPIWESELDSEKKYTLRFLQAELPEMVPGMISVTGFSMIPQPNGMTVAMFFRNATNKPVRIKNVGLAIYLDDKPFARIRVNLSDMGAIPPHSSRPWEVLFPEESYLHENFTFSRWKVVMKAGSNTHVWPRTLELDPEMEKRMTDRQKDRLEALTQSLPLVPINTVEVTGFDIRKTDEGNLVVAMLFRNGLSHDYRPEKLKFTISDSDGDVVATGSLDASSIRVKPGNSRPWLIVFPPKFVKKPDADLKRWALTVE; this is encoded by the coding sequence ATGTTTTCCTTTATGAAGAATTTGTTAGGTAAAGATCAGCAGAAACGCTCCCTGGAGGATCTGAAAAAAGAGATTCAGGAAGAGTCGACAATTGATTTGGCTTCCATGACTAGCAACGAAGTCGAAATGGATAGCAATGGTGGACCGGAAAAGTCTGCTATGAAGGCTGAGAAAATTCGAACCGAGCTATCCTTGAGCCCGATATGGGAAAGTGAGCTGGATTCGGAGAAAAAGTATACTCTCCGCTTTTTGCAAGCAGAATTGCCTGAAATGGTACCAGGCATGATTAGCGTAACAGGCTTCAGTATGATTCCACAGCCAAACGGAATGACTGTCGCTATGTTTTTCCGCAATGCCACAAATAAACCTGTGCGTATTAAAAACGTAGGATTAGCGATTTATCTGGACGACAAGCCTTTTGCGCGGATCAGAGTGAATTTGTCAGATATGGGGGCTATTCCACCGCATTCCAGCCGTCCATGGGAGGTTTTATTCCCGGAAGAAAGCTATTTGCATGAGAATTTCACCTTTAGCCGTTGGAAAGTGGTAATGAAGGCCGGTAGCAATACACATGTTTGGCCTCGTACACTGGAGCTTGATCCTGAAATGGAGAAGCGCATGACTGATCGTCAAAAGGATCGTCTGGAAGCATTGACACAGTCTTTGCCGTTGGTTCCTATTAATACGGTGGAAGTAACCGGTTTTGACATCCGAAAAACCGACGAAGGAAACTTGGTGGTAGCCATGCTTTTCCGAAATGGACTCAGCCATGATTACCGTCCGGAAAAACTCAAGTTTACGATTTCGGATTCGGATGGAGATGTAGTTGCGACAGGTTCTCTGGATGCAAGCTCCATTCGGGTGAAGCCTGGAAACAGCCGTCCGTGGCTGATTGTATTCCCGCCTAAATTTGTGAAAAAGCCTGATGCCGACCTGAAAAGATGGGCGCTTACTGTAGAGTAG
- a CDS encoding accessory Sec system S-layer assembly protein, with translation MLSFLKNLMGNKPTAREVQEQVQEESILSASDTAQSHQEVSQIQDASSGVITTLSLHKSWEEKLSPQEKYSLSFMAQELTPLQAGNISLAGTALVPHDEGIEVTAFIRNSSDEPVRLNETTLVVLFGDQELFTRQTFDLSEIGEIPPRSARPWSFVFDREHFLKVDVLLANWKIAFELAEKKMVLPQQLELEESWIKALSEEQKTYLIQLAKNLPALKEGEVNIQSVQLGRSSEGDLHVMLLIRNGSAQSLSFEKLPLVLFDASGDKVAEGLFELDGLTVNANTSKPWVFIFPPASIQKEAPDLSRWKVSVPQGA, from the coding sequence ATGTTATCCTTCTTGAAGAATTTAATGGGGAATAAACCAACAGCGAGAGAGGTACAAGAGCAGGTTCAGGAGGAATCGATCTTGTCCGCTTCTGATACCGCACAGTCACATCAAGAAGTAAGCCAGATACAGGATGCATCTTCTGGCGTCATCACAACGCTCTCCCTGCATAAATCATGGGAAGAAAAGCTTAGTCCACAGGAGAAGTATTCGCTCTCCTTTATGGCTCAAGAACTGACTCCATTGCAGGCGGGGAATATCTCTCTGGCAGGGACTGCTCTTGTTCCGCATGATGAAGGGATTGAAGTGACAGCGTTCATCCGGAACAGTTCTGATGAACCTGTACGCCTGAATGAGACGACACTGGTGGTACTGTTCGGTGATCAGGAGCTGTTTACCCGCCAGACGTTCGATCTGAGCGAGATCGGGGAAATTCCACCGCGTTCCGCAAGGCCGTGGTCGTTTGTATTTGATAGAGAACACTTCCTGAAAGTGGATGTTCTTTTGGCAAATTGGAAAATTGCTTTTGAATTGGCCGAGAAGAAAATGGTTCTGCCACAGCAGCTAGAGCTAGAGGAATCCTGGATTAAGGCGTTGTCTGAAGAACAGAAAACTTACTTGATTCAGTTAGCCAAGAATCTTCCTGCATTAAAAGAGGGAGAGGTCAATATCCAGAGTGTACAGCTTGGTCGTTCGTCAGAAGGCGATCTTCATGTCATGCTTCTGATACGCAACGGCTCTGCGCAGTCCCTTTCCTTTGAAAAATTGCCGTTGGTGCTGTTTGATGCGAGTGGAGATAAAGTGGCAGAGGGCTTATTTGAACTGGATGGTCTGACTGTCAATGCAAATACCAGCAAGCCGTGGGTGTTTATTTTTCCGCCGGCAAGCATCCAAAAGGAAGCGCCAGATTTGTCTCGTTGGAAAGTGAGCGTACCCCAAGGAGCTTGA
- a CDS encoding NAD-dependent epimerase/dehydratase family protein, translating to MKVLVTGGAGFIGSHIVDELIECGHHVVVLDNLSVGKKGNLTRDVRIIKQDIRADLHSLFSREKFDIVIHQAGQVSVPNSLRDPITDLQVNLTGLLNLLEAARKHQVRKVIFASTAAVYGMPIELPIKESHPLKPVSPYGLTKKTSEEYLRMYHDLYGIDFTILRYANVYGPRQSSNGESGVVSIFTDLFSRGESPIIYGDGSTTRDFVFVKDIARANVLALQAGDGEIFNVSTGISTSLNELYNLFNNLLSGQGAPIYVDSRLGDINHSVLSNSHIMDKLGWVPKTSLTDGIRETLDWKLQLAIM from the coding sequence ATGAAAGTACTCGTAACTGGAGGGGCAGGTTTTATAGGTTCCCATATTGTAGATGAATTAATTGAGTGTGGACATCACGTTGTCGTGTTGGACAATTTATCTGTTGGGAAAAAGGGGAATCTCACTAGGGACGTTCGAATCATTAAACAAGATATTAGAGCTGATTTGCATTCGCTCTTTTCTAGAGAAAAGTTTGACATTGTCATACATCAGGCTGGGCAGGTTAGCGTACCAAATTCTTTAAGAGACCCGATTACAGATCTTCAGGTGAATTTAACAGGGCTACTCAATCTTTTAGAAGCAGCTCGGAAGCATCAAGTAAGAAAAGTAATATTTGCTTCGACAGCTGCTGTATACGGAATGCCCATTGAATTGCCTATTAAAGAGAGTCATCCGTTGAAGCCAGTTTCTCCGTACGGCTTAACTAAAAAGACATCAGAAGAATATTTGAGGATGTATCATGACCTGTATGGTATCGATTTTACTATTTTACGATATGCCAATGTGTATGGCCCAAGGCAGTCTTCAAATGGAGAAAGCGGTGTAGTCTCTATTTTCACTGATTTATTCAGCAGAGGAGAATCACCAATTATATATGGAGATGGGAGCACCACACGTGATTTTGTGTTTGTAAAGGATATCGCTAGAGCAAATGTACTTGCACTGCAAGCAGGAGATGGAGAAATCTTTAATGTTTCCACAGGAATTTCCACAAGTTTAAACGAGCTGTACAACCTGTTTAACAATTTATTAAGTGGACAGGGAGCACCTATTTATGTAGATTCAAGATTAGGTGACATTAATCATTCTGTTTTATCTAATTCTCACATTATGGATAAATTAGGGTGGGTACCTAAAACAAGTTTAACTGATGGGATTCGAGAGACGTTGGATTGGAAACTACAATTAGCGATTATGTAA
- a CDS encoding sugar transferase gives MFNILDRRIDKFVLLTVDLFIIFFTYVLAFFLRYENITARNWESFLALAPWILLISLFFLTVYELYTLNRKSIWDVVRSIFVATTFITFLTMAASFIFREFALPRSVILISYFLMIGLLSGWKFIYLKCKRDYKSGTTLLIGSQVEFAKIGMSFLGPIKWKHIQPDQSIEEIITQMNKVDSVIITPELLEEKKAQIIYQAMKQNKILYVVPSLYDLLLSKSIITSLDDTMVLAVKPFGLPADQRLIKRVFDMIFSFLFLVLLSPIFLFVSFLIKFEEPKGRIIFKQKRIGQHGNEFQIYKFRSMIEDAEVHTGPIIAKQNDSRITRVGKLLRLTRIDELPQLFNVLIGDMSLVGPRPEREYFTKQFVEQFESYEYRHVVKPGITGYAQVMGKYTTDVEDKLRYDLHYIRNYSLLLDIIIMLRTIIVLLDKTKAEGREKPAKVKKGDRNFPVNY, from the coding sequence ATGTTTAATATATTGGATAGACGCATTGATAAGTTTGTTTTGTTAACGGTCGACTTGTTCATCATTTTTTTTACATATGTTCTGGCTTTTTTCTTAAGGTATGAAAATATAACGGCTAGAAACTGGGAATCGTTTCTGGCGCTTGCACCTTGGATTCTCTTGATTAGCTTGTTTTTTCTAACAGTCTATGAGCTCTATACATTGAATAGAAAAAGCATATGGGATGTTGTGAGAAGTATTTTCGTTGCGACTACTTTCATTACGTTCTTAACAATGGCTGCTTCTTTTATTTTTCGTGAGTTTGCACTGCCAAGATCTGTCATACTGATTTCGTATTTTCTGATGATTGGATTACTGTCAGGATGGAAATTTATTTATCTGAAATGTAAACGTGATTATAAATCAGGTACAACATTGTTAATTGGTTCACAGGTTGAATTTGCAAAGATCGGCATGTCATTCCTTGGTCCTATAAAGTGGAAACATATTCAGCCTGATCAAAGCATTGAAGAAATCATTACACAAATGAACAAGGTAGATTCTGTCATCATAACGCCAGAATTATTAGAAGAAAAGAAAGCTCAGATCATTTACCAAGCTATGAAACAGAATAAGATCTTATACGTTGTTCCATCCTTGTATGATTTGCTGCTTTCTAAATCGATTATCACATCATTGGATGACACGATGGTCCTAGCAGTCAAGCCATTTGGTCTTCCCGCTGACCAGCGATTGATCAAGCGGGTTTTTGATATGATTTTCTCTTTTCTTTTTTTGGTGCTCTTATCTCCCATTTTTCTTTTCGTGAGTTTTCTGATCAAGTTTGAGGAGCCAAAAGGAAGGATCATTTTCAAGCAAAAAAGGATCGGACAACATGGAAATGAGTTTCAAATTTATAAATTCCGCTCCATGATAGAAGATGCAGAAGTACATACGGGACCAATCATCGCTAAGCAAAACGATTCTCGTATTACGCGGGTCGGAAAGTTATTGAGACTAACCAGAATAGATGAACTGCCCCAATTGTTTAATGTACTCATAGGTGATATGTCACTTGTAGGTCCAAGGCCGGAGAGAGAATATTTTACAAAGCAGTTTGTCGAACAGTTCGAGTCCTATGAATACCGACATGTTGTAAAACCAGGGATTACGGGATATGCCCAAGTTATGGGGAAGTACACGACGGATGTCGAGGATAAGCTGCGATATGACTTGCATTATATTAGAAACTACTCTCTTCTGCTGGATATAATCATTATGTTACGTACGATCATTGTCTTGCTTGATAAAACCAAAGCAGAAGGACGAGAAAAGCCTGCAAAGGTGAAAAAAGGCGACAGGAACTTTCCTGTTAATTATTGA
- a CDS encoding acyltransferase yields the protein MEGDQQMSSFINSQAKLGNHVTFGYNCIIEEDVEIGDNVSIGHNVIIYKGTKIGEGCQIHDNVVIGKKPMRAARSILKAQTDHPPTVIGNRCTIGTSAIVYVNAQLADEVFVADLATIREKVTIGTQTIIGRGVAVENECSVGAYCKIETNAYITAFSTIEDYVFVAPGVVTSNDNYIGRTEKRFSAFKGCTIRKGGRVGANATLLPGLIVEEDGVVGAGSVATKQVVSGKIVVGNPAKPLRDVEEDQLLINQPKKS from the coding sequence ATGGAAGGTGACCAACAAATGAGTTCATTTATCAATTCGCAAGCGAAATTAGGAAATCATGTTACATTCGGCTATAACTGCATTATTGAAGAAGATGTAGAGATTGGTGACAATGTATCTATCGGCCATAACGTTATCATTTACAAAGGCACGAAAATCGGCGAAGGATGCCAAATACATGACAATGTTGTGATTGGAAAAAAACCAATGCGTGCCGCAAGATCGATCTTAAAGGCACAAACAGATCATCCACCAACTGTGATCGGAAATCGTTGTACAATTGGAACCAGTGCGATTGTTTACGTGAATGCGCAACTGGCAGATGAAGTATTCGTTGCTGATCTTGCTACCATTCGTGAAAAGGTAACAATAGGCACCCAAACGATTATCGGTCGTGGAGTCGCTGTAGAAAACGAATGCAGCGTAGGCGCATATTGCAAGATTGAGACAAATGCATACATTACTGCTTTTTCTACTATTGAAGATTATGTATTTGTTGCACCTGGTGTTGTAACAAGTAATGATAACTACATTGGACGTACGGAAAAAAGATTTTCTGCTTTTAAAGGGTGTACAATTCGAAAAGGCGGCAGGGTAGGAGCAAATGCCACTCTGTTACCTGGACTGATTGTGGAGGAAGATGGAGTTGTTGGGGCGGGAAGCGTGGCAACTAAACAGGTAGTCTCTGGGAAGATTGTTGTCGGTAATCCAGCAAAGCCGTTAAGAGATGTGGAAGAGGACCAACTCTTAATAAATCAGCCTAAAAAATCGTAA
- a CDS encoding glycosyltransferase family 4 protein, with protein sequence MKKVWIVNQYSVTPEYPASTRHYELAKYLAKRHTITLWGSNFIHHNKTYRFSKWTLIKKEVLEGFRFLWIGAISYKDNGVLRFINMFLFAICFFVAGLFQRERPDVLIGSSPPLFTAFSAMLLAKVRKAVFILEVRDLWPDSLIDIAGGRHKLLIRLLRWMEQVLYREADKIIVLTEGIGDRIQQKGISQDKLFFLANGIDIETVTLPSDPSHDRQKIRESLGISNEDFVCMYAGAHGPANDLVQIIYAMEMLKKEHRIKIVLMGEGIEKPKLQQITKEKGLGESVLFLSAVSKFNVHKYLNCADAFLICLKDVPLFEGALPNKLFDYLLHEKLIITTVRGELHNFLQRFNLGVYGNIKETGEHYLPEVIRKLAYGRFPVSNISGKDIVSKQFSRENQADTLAAMMEELIKNGR encoded by the coding sequence ATGAAAAAAGTTTGGATCGTTAACCAGTATAGTGTTACGCCCGAATATCCAGCTAGTACACGCCATTACGAATTAGCCAAATACTTAGCAAAGCGACACACTATCACTTTATGGGGAAGTAACTTTATTCATCACAACAAAACGTATCGTTTTTCCAAATGGACATTGATAAAAAAAGAAGTGCTAGAAGGTTTTCGTTTTCTATGGATAGGAGCGATATCTTATAAGGATAACGGAGTACTTCGATTTATAAACATGTTTCTGTTTGCTATTTGTTTTTTTGTCGCAGGATTGTTCCAGCGTGAAAGACCCGACGTCTTGATAGGATCATCGCCTCCATTGTTTACTGCCTTCTCCGCCATGTTGCTAGCAAAGGTTAGGAAAGCTGTATTTATTTTGGAGGTCAGGGACTTATGGCCGGATTCATTAATTGATATCGCTGGAGGAAGGCACAAACTGCTAATCAGACTGTTGCGCTGGATGGAACAAGTATTGTATAGGGAAGCGGATAAAATTATAGTACTTACAGAAGGTATTGGTGATCGAATACAACAAAAGGGAATATCGCAGGATAAACTCTTTTTTCTGGCTAACGGAATTGATATAGAAACTGTTACGTTGCCATCTGATCCCTCCCATGACAGACAAAAAATACGAGAGTCGCTGGGGATCTCAAATGAGGATTTTGTCTGTATGTATGCAGGTGCGCATGGACCCGCCAATGATTTGGTTCAAATCATATATGCCATGGAAATGCTTAAAAAGGAACACAGGATCAAAATTGTACTAATGGGTGAAGGTATTGAGAAACCGAAACTCCAACAGATAACGAAAGAAAAGGGATTAGGAGAAAGTGTCCTATTCCTCTCAGCAGTTTCAAAATTTAACGTTCACAAGTATTTAAATTGTGCGGACGCTTTTCTTATTTGTTTAAAAGATGTTCCTTTATTTGAAGGGGCACTTCCAAACAAATTGTTTGACTATCTGTTACATGAAAAATTGATTATTACTACAGTGCGAGGAGAACTTCATAACTTTTTACAACGTTTCAATTTGGGTGTATATGGGAATATCAAGGAAACTGGTGAGCACTATCTACCTGAGGTAATACGTAAGCTTGCGTACGGGAGATTTCCGGTGTCTAACATTTCAGGAAAAGATATCGTCTCGAAACAATTTTCGCGTGAGAATCAGGCAGATACCTTAGCAGCGATGATGGAGGAGTTAATCAAAAATGGAAGGTGA
- a CDS encoding glycosyltransferase, with product MKKKHICMLVSNEVTSDPRVTKEASSLSNLCQVSIVGIRKTSSVPKHEKIGNYTVFRANGLTNNRLKKSTTTLGILKIAMNKLVAFLEMGKIAFGQKADVYHAHDFDMLPFAYVVAKLRGALLVYDSHELWAEQRADFPQWFKKLVMLIEGYVIRRANQTITVNESIAHELQKRYRLISLPVILHNFTMLQNEKNLQIHDNHSKIVILYHGGYLKDRGLEELIKSVKFLPSHIVIRLRGMGPMEEELRSLAAPYIVSGQIEFCEPVAMTDLVKEASEADIGIIPYKPTCLNNLFSLPNKLSEYMMAGLAVCASNLPEIRKLNDRVHFGELFDPTDPKSIAEAIVRLSSEKEYLRQCSENAKTWANSEGNWEKESEKLIFLYINLLGERYEKSLDR from the coding sequence ATGAAAAAGAAACACATTTGCATGCTTGTAAGCAACGAGGTAACCTCTGATCCTAGAGTGACGAAGGAAGCGAGTTCACTAAGTAATCTCTGCCAGGTAAGTATTGTAGGGATACGCAAAACTTCAAGCGTCCCAAAGCATGAGAAAATTGGAAACTACACCGTGTTTCGTGCAAATGGGTTAACAAATAACCGCTTAAAAAAGAGCACGACGACGCTGGGTATTCTAAAGATCGCAATGAATAAGTTAGTTGCTTTTTTGGAGATGGGTAAGATTGCATTTGGACAAAAAGCAGACGTCTATCATGCTCATGATTTTGATATGCTGCCATTTGCCTATGTGGTTGCCAAATTAAGAGGAGCGCTACTTGTGTATGACTCACATGAGCTGTGGGCTGAGCAGAGGGCTGATTTTCCCCAATGGTTTAAAAAATTGGTAATGTTGATAGAAGGGTATGTTATCCGACGGGCTAATCAAACGATAACGGTCAATGAATCAATTGCTCATGAACTTCAAAAGCGTTACCGGTTAATCTCCTTGCCTGTCATTCTACACAACTTTACGATGCTCCAAAATGAAAAAAACCTTCAGATTCATGATAACCACTCAAAAATAGTGATACTGTATCACGGGGGGTATCTGAAAGATAGAGGATTGGAAGAGTTAATAAAGTCTGTGAAGTTTCTCCCTTCTCATATTGTGATCCGCTTAAGAGGGATGGGACCTATGGAAGAAGAACTCCGATCACTTGCTGCACCATATATAGTCAGCGGTCAAATTGAATTTTGTGAGCCAGTAGCTATGACGGATTTAGTTAAGGAAGCAAGCGAAGCTGATATCGGAATCATCCCGTATAAACCAACTTGTTTAAATAACTTATTCAGTCTTCCAAATAAACTGTCTGAGTATATGATGGCTGGACTAGCCGTCTGTGCCAGTAATCTCCCAGAAATTCGGAAGTTGAATGATAGAGTGCATTTTGGGGAGCTGTTTGACCCTACTGATCCAAAGAGTATTGCAGAGGCAATAGTCCGTTTGTCTTCTGAAAAAGAATATTTGCGTCAATGCAGCGAAAACGCAAAAACATGGGCAAATAGTGAAGGGAATTGGGAGAAAGAAAGTGAAAAGTTGATCTTTCTCTATATCAATCTGTTAGGTGAACGATATGAAAAAAGTTTGGATCGTTAA
- the asnB gene encoding asparagine synthase (glutamine-hydrolyzing) has product MCGFVGVLNINQEKINQDKLIKMRDIIAHRGPDSDGIFLDNNLGLGFRRLSIIDLEAGHQPMTTVDGRYTIVFNGEIYNYIELRKLLVQRGVIFRTESDTEVLLQLLAQEGKKGLSQINGMFACAVWDKQKRELFVARDRIGIKPFYYYFDGERFVFGSEIKAIIADRTIKREPNYQAIVDYLSFMYVPDDKTFFNNIKKLLPGHCATVSEKEGLLIEEYWDLTFEAASRTESQTVEELRFLINDSVKLHLRSDVPLGCHLSGGLDSSTVSSLSAKHLEQRIKTFSGKFNESDFYDETKYAKIVAKASGTEYLEIVPDMKFFQDSLAKLIWHMDEPAVGPGIIPQFSVCQLAADNVKVVLGGQGGDEIFGGYTRYFLAYEDLPLNGQPSSPVASMQKSFSNSLKRRALLIYGYAKQHGIKTTIKKIGQRIQETPTQPGTFEEIWRKYSTSMVLNPNLFGLKMQDVLSNYDMNDTFNRYLRKDVSEDPFDLMLYHDIKAYLPGLLQVEDRTSMAVSLESRVPLLDYRIVEFAASIPSSVKVKGLEPKYIFKQAIKGMIPDEVLNRKDKKGFPTPINVWFKKDPQFVNKILLDDSARQRDLFNAAGISNMLSSNGDFSWQLWSLLNVELWFKIFIDEDPRFVDSNGYIQKRVELA; this is encoded by the coding sequence ATGTGTGGTTTTGTCGGGGTACTTAACATAAATCAAGAAAAGATTAATCAAGATAAACTTATTAAGATGCGTGATATCATCGCTCACCGAGGTCCTGATAGTGATGGGATATTCCTCGATAACAATCTCGGACTAGGTTTTCGTCGACTCAGTATTATTGATCTAGAAGCGGGCCATCAGCCAATGACAACGGTTGATGGCCGTTATACCATTGTGTTTAATGGGGAGATTTATAATTACATAGAATTACGTAAGCTTTTAGTCCAAAGAGGAGTGATCTTCCGTACTGAGTCTGACACGGAGGTTCTACTACAGTTGTTGGCCCAAGAAGGGAAAAAAGGTTTATCACAAATAAATGGAATGTTTGCCTGTGCTGTGTGGGATAAACAAAAGCGTGAGTTATTTGTAGCACGAGACCGAATAGGAATAAAACCGTTCTACTATTACTTTGATGGAGAACGGTTTGTATTTGGTTCAGAAATTAAAGCTATTATTGCCGATCGCACAATTAAAAGGGAGCCCAATTACCAAGCTATTGTAGACTATCTATCATTCATGTACGTGCCAGATGATAAGACGTTTTTTAATAACATTAAAAAATTGCTGCCAGGTCATTGTGCAACAGTGTCCGAAAAAGAAGGTTTGCTCATTGAAGAGTACTGGGACCTTACATTTGAAGCTGCTTCTAGAACAGAATCTCAAACGGTTGAAGAGCTTAGGTTTTTAATAAATGACTCCGTAAAATTACATTTACGAAGTGATGTTCCATTGGGTTGCCACTTAAGTGGTGGGCTTGACTCAAGTACGGTTAGCTCTTTATCGGCTAAACATCTAGAGCAGCGAATAAAAACGTTTTCTGGAAAGTTTAATGAAAGCGATTTTTATGACGAAACAAAATATGCAAAAATAGTTGCGAAAGCATCAGGCACCGAATATCTTGAGATCGTTCCGGATATGAAATTTTTTCAAGATTCATTAGCCAAACTAATATGGCATATGGATGAACCAGCAGTTGGACCAGGTATTATCCCGCAATTTTCTGTTTGTCAGTTAGCGGCTGATAATGTCAAAGTAGTTTTAGGTGGTCAGGGAGGGGATGAGATATTCGGGGGGTACACACGTTATTTCCTTGCATATGAAGACCTTCCTTTGAATGGGCAACCGTCATCCCCCGTAGCCTCAATGCAGAAGTCATTTTCAAACAGCTTGAAAAGAAGGGCTCTGCTCATTTACGGGTATGCCAAGCAACATGGAATCAAAACAACAATTAAAAAGATAGGACAACGAATACAGGAAACACCAACGCAACCGGGGACATTTGAGGAGATATGGCGAAAATATTCTACATCGATGGTGCTTAATCCTAATTTATTTGGTTTGAAGATGCAGGATGTCCTTTCAAATTACGATATGAATGATACGTTCAATAGGTATCTCCGCAAAGATGTGAGTGAGGACCCTTTCGACCTAATGCTCTACCATGATATCAAAGCATATCTCCCAGGACTGCTTCAAGTCGAAGATCGAACGAGTATGGCGGTATCATTAGAATCAAGAGTACCGCTGCTAGATTATCGGATTGTGGAATTTGCTGCTTCTATTCCGTCTTCGGTAAAGGTAAAAGGATTAGAACCAAAATATATATTTAAGCAGGCTATAAAGGGAATGATACCCGATGAAGTCCTAAATCGAAAAGACAAAAAAGGGTTTCCAACACCAATCAATGTCTGGTTTAAAAAGGATCCGCAATTTGTGAATAAAATCTTGCTAGATGATTCAGCAAGACAAAGGGATTTATTTAATGCAGCGGGGATTTCAAATATGCTATCCTCAAACGGTGATTTCAGTTGGCAGCTATGGTCCTTATTGAATGTTGAGCTTTGGTTTAAAATATTTATTGATGAAGATCCCCGATTTGTAGATTCAAATGGATATATACAAAAAAGGGTTGAACTCGCATGA